The Amaranthus tricolor cultivar Red isolate AtriRed21 chromosome 6, ASM2621246v1, whole genome shotgun sequence genome has a segment encoding these proteins:
- the LOC130815226 gene encoding auxin-responsive protein SAUR76-like, translating to MAKGGKFTKLIKKLSFGKSSKTNATLLSSDSNTASSSSLASDASLSSATSDVSACNLQTVYVGKSRRRYLLPSDVVSHPILQQLSGKSTDDDEITVAGCEVVLFEHLLWMLENADPMPESLDEIAHFYAC from the coding sequence atGGCAAAAGGAGGCAAATTTACAAagctaataaaaaaactttCCTTCGGCAAAAGTAGCAAAACAAACGCCACATTATTATCATCGGACTCAAACACCGCCTCTTCGAGTTCATTGGCGTCGGATGCGTCATTATCATCTGCCACCTCCGACGTCTCGGCCTGCAACCTTCAAACGGTGTACGTCGGAAAGTCGAGGAGACGGTACCTCCTACCGTCCGACGTCGTAAGCCATCCGATTCTCCAACAACTCTCCGGAAAATCCACCGACGACGATGAGATTACGGTGGCGGGATGTGAAGTGGTGTTGTTTGAACACTTGCTTTGGATGTTGGAAAACGCTGATCCTATGCCTGAGTCTTTGGATGAAATTGCTCACTTCTATGCTTGTTAA
- the LOC130815291 gene encoding auxin-responsive protein SAUR76-like, translating into MTKLGKFLKKSLSRRSSSSPIVANSNSNISSFDSSSPKSVPVFVGKSRRRYMVNSEILDHPLFRELVERSNAGSHGGVEEVFVECEVVLFEHLLWMLENADPQPESLDELVDFYAC; encoded by the coding sequence ATGACAAAACTTggaaaatttctcaaaaaaagtCTAAGTAGGAGAAGTTCATCATCACCAATTGTTGCAAACTCTAACTCCAACATCTCCTCCTTTGACTCGTCATCGCCGAAATCAGTCCCAGTGTTTGTCGGAAAATCTCGCCGAAGGTACATGGTTAACTCGGAAATCCTCGATCACCCGCTTTTTCGAGAGCTCGTAGAGCGGTCTAATGCCGGAAGTCATGGCGGCGTTGAGGAGGTTTTTGTGGAATGTGAGGTGGTGTTGTTTGAACACTTGCTTTGGATGCTTGAAAATGCTGATCCTCAACCTGAGTCATTGGATGAACTTGTCGACTTTTATGCTTGCTAA